The Roseomonas haemaphysalidis genome segment CGCCACTTGCGGCGACTGCGTGGGCGAGATGGTGCCGGCATAACGCAGGTCCACGCAGGGCAGCCCGTCTTCCTCGCCCCGCCCCACGAAGCATGCCAGCCCTTCCCGGACGTAGGACACGCTCCAATGCGTCGGCACCCGCCCCGGGGCCGGGTTGCCCAGGCCCCGGGGGTTGCGCAGCAGGTTGTCGGCCGGCCGCAGCGGCTGGGCCAGCATGTTGAACACCACGCTGTCGCCCGGCATGGCGGCATGGCCGGGCGGCGCGGCGCGGCCCGGGGCGTGCTGGCGCGCCAGCTCCTCCAGCGCCGCCCGCACGGCGGCGGCGGTGGGCGCGGGCGGGGCGGCCACGGGCGGCGGCAGGCCGTCCAGCCGGGGCGGCGGCACCCGCGGCGCCAGCGGCACGGCCAGCCGCAGCCGCAGGCCGCCTTCCGTCGGCGGCGGCAGCAGCTCCACGCGCAACGGCGCCGCCGCCCGCAGCCCGGCCTGGCGCAGCAGCGCCCCGGCGGCGTCCTGCGCCACGGCGCGGGCGTATTCCGCCACCAGCCCGTCGCGCAGCCGCGCGGCATGCGCGGCCGTGGCGGGCCCGGACAGCAGGTCGCGCAGCCGGGGGCCGATGGCGGCGTCCAGCGCGCCGGCCGGGATGTCCAGCAGGAACCGCCGCTCATCCCCCGCCGGCGGCAACAGCCGCAGCGAAAAGCCGTTGTTTGGGGCGAGGGCGTTCACCGTGGCGGCATCCCGGCGGCGGCGGGGACCGCGCGGCTCAGGCGGCGGCGGCGCGCCGGGTGGCGCGCCACGCCCGCAGCACCGCCCCGCCATCGGCCGGCAGGCGCGGCACCAGGCGTTCCGCGCTGTCGCCACCGGCGAAGTCGGGGTGCAGCATCTGCACCGTGCCGCCATTGGCGAAGGCGGCGCGGTTGCCGGTGTCGAGGTAGCTTTCCGTCGCCGCGCCATGCGCCAGCAGCACGTCGTGCGCCGGCAGCTCTACATGCCAGTAGGTGATGGCGGCGTGGTGGTGTTCCTGCACCACCGTGTCGCCGTCCACCAGCAGCTGCGCCGGGACCAGCGCGCCGTCCAGCCACATGCAATGGTCGGGCGACACCAGCAGGTCGCGGTCGGGCGTGTTGGGGCCCAGCGCGCCGCGGCGGATGCGCACCGGCGCCACGCGCCCCGGGTTCGGGTGGCGCAGCAGGTCCACGTCGCGCCAGCCCACCCACAGCACCGGCGCCCAGTCGCCCTGCCGGCCGGACAGCACGCGCAGGCTGTCGCCCACCCGCAGCGCCTCCACCGCCACGGCGCCGCGCGCGGTTTCCACCGTCGTGCCGGTCACAAAGCAGGCCAGGGCGTCGAAGCTGATGTCGGACCGGTCGCTGAAGCTGAACAGCCCCGCGTTGCTGACCGTGGTGGTGCTGCCGTTCAGCGCGAAGATGCTGGACCCGCCGGCCAGCTCGGCCTTGGTGATGGTGTAGTCGCCGTAGTTGCCGCCGAACACCACGGTGTTGTTGCCGGCGCCGCCGTCGATGCTGTCGTTGCCGCCGCCGCCGTTCAGGATGTCGTCGCCCGCGCCGCCGTTCAGGATGTCATCGCCGGCACCGCCCAGCAGCGTGTCATTGCCGTCGCCACCGTTCAGCGTGTCGTTGCCGGCACCGCCGTTCAGGGTGTCGTTGCCGGTGCCGCCCACCAGCGTGTCGGCGCCCGCGCCACCGTTCAGCGTGTCGTTGCCCGCGCCGCCATCCAGCGTATTGGGCCCGGTGGCATTGCCGGTGATGACGTTGTCCGCGGCGTTACCGGTGCCGGCAAAGGCGCCCGTGCCGGTGGAGGTCAGGTTCTCGACATTGCTGCCCAGCGTGAGGCTGCTCAGCGTGGTTTGCACCGTGTCGGTGCCCTCGCCCGCCAGCTCGGTGACGGTGTCGCCGGCCTCGCCCACCACGTACAGGTCGTCGCCGGTGCCGCCAGCCATGGTGTCGGTGCCGGTGCCGCCCACCAGCGTGTCGTTGCCGTCGCCACCGTTCAGCGTGTCGTTGCCGGCACCGCCGTTCAGGGTGTCGTTGCCGGTGCCGCCCACCAGCGTGTCGGCGCCCGCGCCACCGTTCAGCGTGTCGTTGCCCGCGCCGCCATCCAGCGTGTTGGGCCCGGTGGCATTGCCGGTGATGACGTTGTCCGCGGCGTTGCCGGTGCCGGCAAAGGCGCCCGTGCCGGTGGAAGCCAGATTCTCGACGTTGCTGCCCAGCGTGAAGCTGCTCAGCGTGGTTTGCACCGTGTCGGTGCCCTCGCCCGCCAGCTCGGTGACGGTGTCGCCGGCCTCGCCCACCACGTACAGGTCGTCGCCGGTGCCGCCAGCCATGGTGTCGGTGCCGGTGCCGCCCACCAGCGTGTCGTTGCCCGCGCCGCCTTCCAGCCTGTCGTTGCCGGCTTCGCCGAACAGGGTGTCGTTGCCTTCGCCGCCGCGCAGGGTGTCGTCGCTGGCGTCGTTCACCGTCAGCAGCGGCAGGTTCAGCGACACCGCGCCGGTCAGGCTGGCATCCAGCGAGGCGAGGCTGCTGCCGCCCCCGCCGATCAGCACGTCGTCGCCCGTGCCGCCGTCGATCGTGTCGGCCCCCTGGCCGCCGACGATGGTGTCCGCGCCCGCATCGCCGTTCAGGATGTCGTTGCCACCTTCGCCGAAGATGCGGTCGTTGCCGTCGCCACCGTTGACGGTATCGGCGCTGCTGTCGTTCACCAGCGAACTGAGGCTGAGGTTGACGCCGAGCAGCGTGTTCAGCGCGCTCACACTCGTGGTGATGCCACCGCCGCCGCCGCCGACCAGCGTGTCGTCGCCACCGCCGCCGTTGATGGTATCGGCGCCAAGGCCCGCCACCACCGTGTCGTTGCCGCCCAGGGCGTTCAGCGTCGCGCCGGTCACCTTGGTGGCGTCGGGCGTATAGGTGTTGGGGTCTTCATTGGGGCCACTCGTCCACGGCATCGGACAGCTCCAGGCGCAGGTTGGGGCCTGTCCGCGACAGTCCCGCACGTCGAAGGGACGGCCTGTCGAACTATCAGTGGGGGCGGCACGCTCTCAAGAAAGGGAAAGCCGGCTTCGGTCGGGCTGCCGGGCGGGTTTGTCGGCGCGCGGGCGCGCGATGCCGCCGGGTGCCGCGGGCGTCATGGATTGTCGGCGGTGGCGCCGCGCGGCGCGGCATTGTCGGTGCTCCGGCCGACACGGACGCGAGACGCAACAGGGCGGCCCGTTGCCGGGCCGCCCTGCGCGACGTCATGGCAGGCGCGGAACGCTCAACCGAAGGCCCAGCCGCGGCCGGCGATCAGCGACACGACGAACAGCACCAGGAACACAACGAACAGGATCTTGGCGATGCCGCTGGCGGCGCTGGCGATGCCGCTGAATCCCAGCACACCCGCGACCAGGGCGATGACCAGGAAGATCAGGGTCCAGTAGAGCATGGCAGTCTGTCCTTGGGCGAAGGGATGGGCCGGCGGTCCGGCGCGAACATGGTCACGCCGGGCCAGGCGGCCGTCTGGTCATCCACCGCCCCGGCCACTGGCCGCAGGGGCATCCGCGCCCGGATCATCGCTCATGTCCATTGCCGTTGCGCCCGCCGCGAAGCGCCGGTTGCGCGATGGGTCTGGAACGTGGCGGAGGATCGCAGGTTGCAGCGCCGCCGCCGCCCCCGCCTCAGCCGATCGGCACGGTGGAGGACACCGCCTGGTAGGTGGCGATCGCCAGGGCCAGCGGCTCGAAGGGCTTGGAGATCACGAAAGCGGGCTCCACCGTTTCGGCCGTCAGCAGCCGCTCCGGATAGGCGGTGACGAAGATTACCGGCACCTTCAGCTGCTGCTGGATGCGGCCCACCGCGGTGATGCCGTCGCCGCCGGCGCCGAGGTTGACGTCGGCCAGGATCAGCCCGGGCTTCTTGGAGGCCGCGAGCCGCACCGCCTGCGCCTCGGTCGCCGCCACGCCCACCACGCGGTGGCCGCAGCTTTCCACCAGCTGGCGCACGTCCATGGCGATGATCGGCTCGTCCTCGATCACCAGCACATCGGCGGCAGCGGCCGAGCGCAGCGCGGCGCGGGCTTCCTCCAGCTCGGTTTCGGCGGCGTCGGTGGGAATGCCGGTGACCTGCGCGGCCTCGCTGACCGACAGCTCTTCCAGCGCGGTGAGCAGCAGCAGCTGCCGTTGCCGCGCGCCCAGCGCGGCGCCGGACGGCGGCGCGGCCGGCGGCGGCGCCAGCTTGGTGACGCCGGCATACAGCGCCAGGCGGGCGGACAGCCCTTCCGGCAGGCCGGCGCGCAGCGCGGCACCCACCAGCGCGTCGCCGGCCGGCTGGCTGCCGGTCAGCGCGCGGGCGTAGCGGCGGGCGGGGGGCAGGCTGCGCAGCAGTTCGGCCTGGGTGACGGCATTCATGGTGTGGCCCTCGTATCGGTGCGGAATCGCGTGGTCGTTCTGGCTGGCATGCCCTTGGGGGAAGCGGCCCGGGTCGCTAAGAATGGCGCCGGACCATGACAGACCTCCCGTCGCCCCCAGAGCCGGCATCCGTGCGGGCCGCGCTGCCCGCCCTGCTGCCGGACCTGCGGGCCTTTGCGCGCTTTCTGGCACGCGACGCGGCGCTGGCCGACGACCTGGTGCAGGAAGCCCTGTTGCGCGCGCTGCGCGCCGAGCAGCAGTGGATTCCCGGCACCAGCCTGCGGGCCTGGGTGTTCCATATCCTGCGCAACGTGTTTCTGGAACAGCTGCGCCGGCGCGGCACGGAGCAGCGCGCGCTGGAGCGCATGCCGGCGCCCGACGAGACCGGCGTGCCGCAGGACGCGCATGGCGAGGTCACCGACCTCGGCCGCGCCTTGCAGCTGCTGCCGCTGCCG includes the following:
- a CDS encoding Hint domain-containing protein, which translates into the protein MPWTSGPNEDPNTYTPDATKVTGATLNALGGNDTVVAGLGADTINGGGGDDTLVGGGGGGITTSVSALNTLLGVNLSLSSLVNDSSADTVNGGDGNDRIFGEGGNDILNGDAGADTIVGGQGADTIDGGTGDDVLIGGGGSSLASLDASLTGAVSLNLPLLTVNDASDDTLRGGEGNDTLFGEAGNDRLEGGAGNDTLVGGTGTDTMAGGTGDDLYVVGEAGDTVTELAGEGTDTVQTTLSSFTLGSNVENLASTGTGAFAGTGNAADNVITGNATGPNTLDGGAGNDTLNGGAGADTLVGGTGNDTLNGGAGNDTLNGGDGNDTLVGGTGTDTMAGGTGDDLYVVGEAGDTVTELAGEGTDTVQTTLSSLTLGSNVENLTSTGTGAFAGTGNAADNVITGNATGPNTLDGGAGNDTLNGGAGADTLVGGTGNDTLNGGAGNDTLNGGDGNDTLLGGAGDDILNGGAGDDILNGGGGNDSIDGGAGNNTVVFGGNYGDYTITKAELAGGSSIFALNGSTTTVSNAGLFSFSDRSDISFDALACFVTGTTVETARGAVAVEALRVGDSLRVLSGRQGDWAPVLWVGWRDVDLLRHPNPGRVAPVRIRRGALGPNTPDRDLLVSPDHCMWLDGALVPAQLLVDGDTVVQEHHHAAITYWHVELPAHDVLLAHGAATESYLDTGNRAAFANGGTVQMLHPDFAGGDSAERLVPRLPADGGAVLRAWRATRRAAAA
- a CDS encoding DUF1328 domain-containing protein; translation: MLYWTLIFLVIALVAGVLGFSGIASAASGIAKILFVVFLVLFVVSLIAGRGWAFG
- a CDS encoding PhyR family response regulator anti-anti-sigma factor, which gives rise to MNAVTQAELLRSLPPARRYARALTGSQPAGDALVGAALRAGLPEGLSARLALYAGVTKLAPPPAAPPSGAALGARQRQLLLLTALEELSVSEAAQVTGIPTDAAETELEEARAALRSAAAADVLVIEDEPIIAMDVRQLVESCGHRVVGVAATEAQAVRLAASKKPGLILADVNLGAGGDGITAVGRIQQQLKVPVIFVTAYPERLLTAETVEPAFVISKPFEPLALAIATYQAVSSTVPIG
- a CDS encoding sigma-70 family RNA polymerase sigma factor, producing MTDLPSPPEPASVRAALPALLPDLRAFARFLARDAALADDLVQEALLRALRAEQQWIPGTSLRAWVFHILRNVFLEQLRRRGTEQRALERMPAPDETGVPQDAHGEVTDLGRALQLLPLPQREALILVGAHGLSHEEAAVICAVPVGTVKARVSRARAALARNFPHRAA